The genomic region TGGCATTATAAATAGATTTATTATTACAAACTTAGGATTACAACCAATAAAATGGTTAAATGATCCTTTTTGGGCAAAAGTTGCCGTTTTAATTGTAAATACGTGGTTAGGTTTTCCATATATGATGACCATAACATTAGGTGCTTTACAAAGTATCCCAGATGAATTATATGAAGCCTCATCTATTGATGGAGCTACAAGGTGGACACAATTCAGAAAAATTACTTTACCTTTATTAATGGTTTCATTAACTCCTTTATTGGTAAGTAGTTTTGCTTTTAATTTCAATAACTTTGTAAATATTTATCTTTTAACCGGTGGTGGTCCTGCAATGCCTGGTGCAACTACTCCAGCAGGTTCAACAGATATTCTGATTTCATATACTTACAAACTGGCTTTTGAAGGTTCGAGAGGTCAGGATTTTGGATTTGCGAGTGCTATATCTATTTTAATATTTGCAATTGTTTCTGCAATTAGTTACTTTAACTTCAAATTATCAGGTGCTTTTGAAGAGGTGAGCAGATAATGGCTATGATACAGAAAAAAAATTATTTATTAAGACATATATTTCTAATTATTATTATTGTGATAGTACTTTTTCCACTAGTTTGGGTTGTAACAACATCCATCAGAAGAGATAACGCTGCTTTTTCGCCAAAACTTTTTTCATCAAGAATAACACTAAATTACTACAGAGACTTATTATTCCCAAGAGCTACTGTTCCAGAATTAATAAAAGATATAAATGGAACTGCACATTTTATAGGTAAAAATTCACAGTTAAGTCTTGAAGAGGCTAGTAAAAAGTTAAATAATGAATTATCTGATTTTACTGCATATATTTCACAAACAAATACATATTTAGACGATATTGATTCTAACTTCAAGAATTTATTGTCTTCTTTAGAAACAAATAAAGAAGATATTATCAATGACATAAATAAATCAAGAATATCTGAATTAAAAAATTTAGAAGAAATTGAAAAATCTATGCTCTCAGATATAACCACAGATAAAATATCAGAAGAATTAGATAATTTAAAGAATTCTATTAATGAGTATTATAAATTAAGAAATGAAATATTGCTCACATTAAATAATATTCCTAAAACAACAAAAAATGAAAAATATTATCAAGATACATTATCAACAATATTTTCCACATCACCAAAATATACTTTATGGAAAATAAAAACATATAAAAAATGGTTAAAAATAGAAAATAACGAAAATATTTCAAATTTAAATTCCAGTGTAAAAACTCTTATTGATAAATGGAAAAATATTTCATTAAGTGCAAAAAAAATTGACTCATACTTTGAAAATTTAGAAAAACAAATGCTTGGTAAAGATCTCGAAAACATAAACTTATATGAAACTGAAATGAAAAATATACAAAAAAATATTTCTATTACAAAAAACAATATATCAAAGATTGAATCATTAGTAGTTAAATATAACAATGATTTATCTTCTTTATTAGAAATTTATGCGCCAGATAGTCTAAAAATAGAATCGGCAGTTAATATATTTAAAAAATATAAAAATCAACAGATTAATAATAGTAATGTCTTAGCCCTTTCCAATGATATAAACTATATATCTAATACATTTTTAGAGATAAACAAAAACATGGCGAGCCTTGCTGACTTTGAAAATTATAAAAATGCAATTGAAATCTACACAAAATCATTTGCATGGTTAAAAAACTATTTAATATATATAAATCCTGAACTCGAATACGTATCTCCTGCTTATAAAACCTTAATTGAAACAATAAAAAACGTAAAAACAACTTTAGATACATTAAATTCCGTAGCATTAAATTTAAAAACAAATCTTGAAAAACTTGAAAATTATCAAAACACACTCAACAAACTAAATAGCGAATTAGAAATAACTCAAGAAAAATACAACGAATTATATAGTAAAAATAAATCAGTTCTAGAAAACTTTGAAAAATTAAAAAAATATGGTGAATTCACTATTATAAAAAGTATAGCTCAAATACCTATTTCTAATTATTATGAATCAGAATATTTTTCAGATATATTAAGTTCTAAGCTATTCGAATTTTATAAACCTTCTAAAAAAGATTTGAATATTTTTACATTAAAGAAAAATATAGAAGAAGCTAATGAAAAATTTCTGGAAAGCAAAGCTTCCTTTAAAAAAATTATCTCTGAAATAAATCCAAATCTTGAAAAACTTGAAAATAATTCATCTGATTATCTAAAGATTAATTATGGTGGTTATACTGCTGATATTGAACCAGTAATGAAAATTTCATCAGTATATAACTCACAATACGGTCCAGCAAAAGCTAATATTTCAAGAGCTTCAAGAATCGTTTCTGATTTAGCTGATTCAGTAAAATACAAAACATTAAAATCAGATTTAAGAAATATTGATAAAAATATATATGATTTATTGGATAATTGGAATCCAAAGCAAAGAAAACCTTTCTTACGATGGTTACTAAATTCTATTATTGTCGCTGGTTTAACTTCTATACTAACTGTAATGATTACCTCTGTTGCGGCATATCCATTTAGTAGAATGAGATTTATCGGAAGAAAAGAAGGATTATTGTATTTAATGCTTATTCAAATGTTCCCTGCTATAATGTATATGGTTGCATTATATGGAATGCTTAAATTCATGGGAGATTATTTTGGCTTTATTGGATTGGACACGTTATCTGGTTTGATATTTGTATACCTTGGTGGTGTTTCCTTTAATATGTGGCTTATCAAAGGTTATTATGATACAATCCCTGATTCACTTGAAGAATCTGCTATGATCGATGGCGCTACACGATTCCAAACATTCTGGTTAATTGTATTACCTTTAGCATCACCTATTTTAGCTGTTGTAACTATATTATCTTTTATGGGTACATTTAATGAATTTGTATTAGCTAGAATTGTATTATCAAGCGAACAAAACTTTACATATGCTGTTGGTTTACAGACATTTACATCAGGGCCATTTGAAACAGAATGGGGATTATTTACAGCTGCAGCACTCTTAGGTGCAGTTCCAATGGTATTATTATTCTTATCAATGCAAAAATATTTAGTTGGTGGATTAACTCAGGGTTCTGTAAAAGGATAATAACAATAATAAATGTCCCAGCATTTCAATTGCTGGGACATTATTATTTTATTTCAACTTCTTCAGTTCTTAAATATTTATACAGGATACACTAATTTCATTATAAAAACTTCTCAATAATAGAATCAAGAAAAAGTCTTTCATTGTCTTCAAAAGAGTAATATCCTAAAGCAACACGTTTTTGACCAAGACCATATTTAATTGCAAAATCACGAACCTTTCCTTTAGGATAAGGCGTAATTGGCCATTTTATATCATAACGAACACAATTTCTTAAGAACATATCAAAAGTTCTCATTTCTTCCTCGTTGAGTTCGAAATAGTTAAGAATAAACTCTTTGAAATTTTTCGCATTTTTTAAAAGATTAAAGATGAGTTTTTTTCTTGATACGTAAAATAAACTGACTTCGTCAGGAAGAAAATCTTCAGTAAGATGAGAATTATTATAAAAATTATCTATCAAATTTTCTTCTTGAAAATTTGATAACATTAGATTAAAAAAATACATCTTCTCATAATTACTTGAGAAGTATTTAATGATTTTATCCTTATTTCCTTCAAAAATTAATTTTAAAATGCGACTTTTTGCAAAATATGGCTTTTCTATTAATGATGAATATGTTGAGAAAAACAATTTAGGAATTTTACTTCTTACAGTTGTTTTGAATTTTGCTATATTACTGTTGAAATTGTTTTTAATATAAATCTTGTAAATTTCATTATTTATAGCAAAAGGATAATTAGAATTAAATGAAAGGTTATAATCATCAATAATCTTTCTTAATTCAGAGGATTTTTTTGATGAATGATAACATTCTTTTTTTATTTTTTTTGATATAAAATTATTCAAATTTTTTGTTAATTCGTAAGTTTTTATATTATCACTAAAGATAAATTTGTTGAATTTATCGCCAATTTTAAAATCAGAATATTTATTATGCAATTTATAAATAATATCAGTTATCTCAAAAATTCTTATATTATTGTTCATAAAATAGATTTCAAAAATAGTATCAAATTGATTATACATTTTTGGTAAATCTTCAAAATAATAACCAAGATAATACTCTAACAAATTTGCTACATATAATGCTTTCTTTTTATCAACATTTCTTAGCCACCACGCAGCATTATTTAATCCAGAACACATTATTGTAGGATGAGGAAATTTTTTAGCTAAAATATATCCTTCAATTGCTTGCTTGTATGCTTCATCATATTTCTTTTCATCTCTAAACTTCCTTGCTTCAGAATATTTCAATAATGCCATCTGAACATAACTTTCATTATATTTATTACTGCATATATTTATATCCCCCAAATCATCTTTATAAATGGAGCATAAATGTTTTAAACCTGGAAGAATTAAATTTCTAGCATACTCTGGAATAAAAGAAAAATTTTTTTTCAAATAAAAATACTCTTTTTTAGCGTAATCTTTTTTATCTAAAATAATAAGAATTTTTATCTTTTCGAATCTTGCAAGTTCTTTTAGGATTGTTGTTGTTGTTGTTGTTGAAATAATAATGTTTGCATATTTAATGGCAAGATTATGTTTATTTTCCCATTTAGCTTTTAATGATTCAATATATAAATTTAAATGATTTTTTTTATCTAAAATTCTTATAACCCAATTAAGGATAGGAAGAGAATATTTACCGTATTCAACAATACTAATAATTTTTTTTAAAGAAATAGTATTCATTTTAATCACCTTGTATAAATATATTAACATAAATGTTTCACAAAAATCCAAAATGAATCAAAACTAAAAATCAAGGAAAAATACAAAATAAAAAAACGTGAAAAAATTTTTGAATTTATTAATATAAGAGAAATACAAAAAATATTACATAAATGTAAAAGAAAACAAATTAATTAAAAATTAAAAAATTACAGTTTCTAAAGCATTGATAAATAGCGGATTTTTATTTTGGATTTTGTTTAACAAAACCACAAAAATTCATTGATAAAATGAAAATTGTGGAGGTGAAAAAGTGAAAAAAATCATATTGTTAATATTAATAATGTTTTTGTTTTCTATAATTATTTTCAGTGATGAAAACAATGAAGATATTTATTCTACAGATTCAACCAATACTCAAATTCAAACTGAAGTTTCTGAATAAAAAACAGCTCTATGCTCAATTGTTTCATTAATATTATAACATATGACACTTTTGCAATACAATGTGGTTTATAAACTAAAATGAAAAATTTTTCAGATGACTATTAATATCCAGTACTAGGAAAACATAATTAGAATCTTCATAAGGTTATAATGTCTGTTTTATTGGAAAGATTATTTTGAATGGCAATGGCATAGAAGAATTATAATTGAGTTGCAAATTACATATTATTTCATTTTTGATTCACCGAGGTGAAAAAAATCACAGGAGGGAAGAAAATGAAAATAGTTAATGATGCAAAAAACGAAAGTTTAAAATGTTTCATTGTTTGTTCTGGTGCATGCGTTGTAATATGTTCTTTGGATACAATAACTCCTTTGTTAGATGCAATGGGTGTGGCATCATATGCTAATGCGGAAAATGTATCCTTATAGGAGTGAGTTTTATGAAAATAATTAATAACAATAACAAAGAAGAAGGTTTAATATGTATTATTGGTTGTGGAATAATTTGTGGAGTTGGATGTCAAACTGATTCTCCTATAATACCTATAATGGATGCTGCAGCTGGTATTTCTGGAACTATAACTGGTACTGGCGCTAAATTGTAATTGAAATTATTAGTTTTTTTAAAATTCACCTCGGTTTTTTTATTAAGTATTATAAATTTAAAATAATTATATAAAATATGCATTTGAGAGGTGGGAATATGAAGGGATTTATTTTTAAAACAAAAAAAGGAAATTCTTATTTTTATTCTGATATTACAGGAGAAGTTATATTCATACAATCTAAAGAAGATATTAAAAACTTTTATAACAAACATCAAAAAATGTATACTTATGATGATAAAATGGTTAATATTACAAATATTGAAAATGATCTAAAAAAAAGAGGAAGTAAAGAATTATTTTTTATTGTTACCGAAGATTGCAATCTTAGATGTAAATATTGCGCTTATTCAGGAGAATATTCTAATATGAGAACACATAATAATGTTCATATGGATTATGATATAGCCAAAAAAGCTATTGATAAATACTTCTCAGATATTTCACAAACCCAAAAGGAAAATCCATATTTTATTCCAGCTATTGGATTTTATGGTGGAGAACCTTTACTTAATTTTGATTTAATAAAAAAGATAATAGAATATATAAAAAATAAAAAATACAAATGTCATTTTACTATCACAACGAATGGAACTATATTAAATGATGAAATAATAAAATTTCTTGTTAAAAATGAAATTTCTCTTGCTCTTAGTCTTAATGGCTCTAAAAAAGAGCATGATAGATTACGAGTATTTTCAAATGAAAAGGGTACATTTGAAATTGTGTATAATAATATATTAAAAATAAAAGAGAAATATCCTCATTATTATAAAAAATATTGTTCTATAATTGCGTGTTATGATTATGGAACAAATTTATTAAAAATGAAAAATTTTTTTGATAGGAGTAATTTATCAGAAAGACTAATCAGACTTAATATGATAGGAAACTCTTATACTAATTGGTATAATCAATATTCAGAAGAAGAAAAGGAAAAGTTTTTTTCTCAAATGAACGAACTAAAAAATTTATATTTCCAGAAAATTAAAAAAAAATGAGAATGATAAATTTTTATCTTTATTATTTGGATTATCATATTTTACTATACTTAATAGAAATATAAAAATAAATTTATATGAAAGCAGACCTTCATTTCTTCCATTTACAGGAACATGTATACCAGGAGAAAAAATAGCGGTATCTCCCTCGGGAGACTTGCATTGTTGTGAGAAAATCAACTATAATTTTCCTATTGGTACAGTTGAAACCTGGTTGAATTATTCAAAAATAGAGAAAATAATAAAAAAATACAATCAAAAATTAAAGTCAGAATGCTTAACCTGTTCTGTGTCAAGATTGTGCCCACTTTGTTTCGCTTTATTAGCGGGGAATGGGGAATTCGAAAAAGATCCTTCAAATATTTGTGAAAATATCAAAAAAGGCATAAAAAAATCTTTTGAAGAAAACTGGGATTTACTTGAGGAAAGAATTAATATATTTGATTTAATCAAGTATTCTAAATATAAACAATGTGGGGTGTTTTTATGAAAAATAAATATTTTAAATTAAACAAAGATTATATTTTAGTGACCGGGGAAAAAAATAAAAGTTTAATTTATGATTTAAAAAATGGAAATATGATAGAATTAGAAAAAGAATGGACAGACATTTTAATCCAATTAGAGAATGGAAGTAAAATAGAGGATGTAAAATCAATTAATAAATATGACGTAATAGAAAAAATAAAAAATGAAAAAATGGGGGAATTTTATGATAATTTTATATATGAAAAAAAAACTCGTAAAGGGATGATTCTTCCTCTTGAAGGTATGCAAAAACTCCCCCCAATAATTCATAAATGTTATATTCAAATACCTACAAGTTGTAGTTTGAATTGCAAATTTTGTTTTTTACTGAAAAGTTATCCATGTTTAGTATGTGCTAAAAATTCAAATGTAAATTCTATAGATTTAAAAGTATACAAAACATTTTTGAATAATTTATTGAATTTAAATGTTCATAACATAATATTTTATGGTGGAAACGTCCTTTCTTATACAAATATAGAAAACTTATTAAAAATATGTTTGAATAGTAAAAAAAGGCCAGAAATATGGTTTTTACTCCATTGGAGACATATTAGAAATAATAAAATGTTAGAAAAAGAAATATACAAAAAAACAA from Marinitoga aeolica harbors:
- a CDS encoding radical SAM protein, coding for MKGFIFKTKKGNSYFYSDITGEVIFIQSKEDIKNFYNKHQKMYTYDDKMVNITNIENDLKKRGSKELFFIVTEDCNLRCKYCAYSGEYSNMRTHNNVHMDYDIAKKAIDKYFSDISQTQKENPYFIPAIGFYGGEPLLNFDLIKKIIEYIKNKKYKCHFTITTNGTILNDEIIKFLVKNEISLALSLNGSKKEHDRLRVFSNEKGTFEIVYNNILKIKEKYPHYYKKYCSIIACYDYGTNLLKMKNFFDRSNLSERLIRLNMIGNSYTNWYNQYSEEEKEKFFSQMNELKNLYFQKIKKK
- a CDS encoding huazacin family RiPP peptide; the encoded protein is MKIVNDAKNESLKCFIVCSGACVVICSLDTITPLLDAMGVASYANAENVSL
- a CDS encoding sugar ABC transporter permease; amino-acid sequence: MAMIQKKNYLLRHIFLIIIIVIVLFPLVWVVTTSIRRDNAAFSPKLFSSRITLNYYRDLLFPRATVPELIKDINGTAHFIGKNSQLSLEEASKKLNNELSDFTAYISQTNTYLDDIDSNFKNLLSSLETNKEDIINDINKSRISELKNLEEIEKSMLSDITTDKISEELDNLKNSINEYYKLRNEILLTLNNIPKTTKNEKYYQDTLSTIFSTSPKYTLWKIKTYKKWLKIENNENISNLNSSVKTLIDKWKNISLSAKKIDSYFENLEKQMLGKDLENINLYETEMKNIQKNISITKNNISKIESLVVKYNNDLSSLLEIYAPDSLKIESAVNIFKKYKNQQINNSNVLALSNDINYISNTFLEINKNMASLADFENYKNAIEIYTKSFAWLKNYLIYINPELEYVSPAYKTLIETIKNVKTTLDTLNSVALNLKTNLEKLENYQNTLNKLNSELEITQEKYNELYSKNKSVLENFEKLKKYGEFTIIKSIAQIPISNYYESEYFSDILSSKLFEFYKPSKKDLNIFTLKKNIEEANEKFLESKASFKKIISEINPNLEKLENNSSDYLKINYGGYTADIEPVMKISSVYNSQYGPAKANISRASRIVSDLADSVKYKTLKSDLRNIDKNIYDLLDNWNPKQRKPFLRWLLNSIIVAGLTSILTVMITSVAAYPFSRMRFIGRKEGLLYLMLIQMFPAIMYMVALYGMLKFMGDYFGFIGLDTLSGLIFVYLGGVSFNMWLIKGYYDTIPDSLEESAMIDGATRFQTFWLIVLPLASPILAVVTILSFMGTFNEFVLARIVLSSEQNFTYAVGLQTFTSGPFETEWGLFTAAALLGAVPMVLLFLSMQKYLVGGLTQGSVKG